One stretch of Pirellulaceae bacterium DNA includes these proteins:
- a CDS encoding PEP-CTERM sorting domain-containing protein (PEP-CTERM proteins occur, often in large numbers, in the proteomes of bacteria that also encode an exosortase, a predicted intramembrane cysteine proteinase. The presence of a PEP-CTERM domain at a protein's C-terminus predicts cleavage within the sorting domain, followed by covalent anchoring to some some component of the (usually Gram-negative) cell surface. Many PEP-CTERM proteins exhibit an unusual sequence composition that includes large numbers of potential glycosylation sites. Expression of one such protein has been shown restore the ability of a bacterium to form floc, a type of biofilm.), giving the protein MDYTFRARLHLQNNTNSVEGKVLLCLLAIIDFLHHVVEGANMRVILLLSLFVTYPTVLQAEFVGAELPLEDGTPDGWSGVPVMYGNVLPAGESISTVRYYTADARFEAEDGVYHMVPLIVQQEDGSEEDGEGIFTVWEVGPAHTADGTGDQEFSWGSSAVPDDGNLYHPAALQWNEGFNNTNGGHIAFAEGGGDGMHYFDIDTTDFIPDEDIGDIEPEMVLSDLTIHTAGFGSRYYQLNFETGSQADPGDFNADGLVDNVDMDLLSGEIRNGGQDTTFDVNSDGTVNDADRSSWVIDVKTTWFGDSDLNGLFDSSDFVLVFQEGLFETGSPAGWREGDWNGDGRFSSSDFVTAFQDGGFEAGPRDPAAALVPEPSTLIMVIFGAVTCLYMKRRR; this is encoded by the coding sequence ATGGACTACACCTTCAGAGCTCGCTTACATCTCCAGAACAATACGAACAGCGTGGAAGGCAAAGTCTTGCTTTGTCTTTTGGCCATCATCGATTTTCTTCATCACGTTGTAGAGGGTGCCAACATGAGAGTGATCCTGTTGTTGAGCCTATTTGTTACTTACCCCACTGTGCTGCAGGCAGAATTTGTCGGTGCTGAACTGCCGCTCGAAGACGGTACGCCAGATGGTTGGTCGGGGGTGCCGGTTATGTACGGCAACGTCTTGCCGGCTGGCGAAAGTATTTCTACCGTTCGTTACTACACCGCGGATGCGCGGTTCGAAGCCGAGGACGGTGTGTACCACATGGTGCCATTGATTGTTCAGCAGGAAGACGGTAGCGAAGAGGATGGAGAAGGTATTTTTACGGTTTGGGAGGTTGGACCTGCTCACACAGCAGACGGAACCGGCGACCAGGAGTTCAGCTGGGGGAGTTCGGCTGTTCCTGACGACGGAAACCTTTATCATCCAGCCGCTTTGCAATGGAATGAGGGATTCAATAACACGAACGGTGGACACATTGCATTCGCGGAAGGCGGCGGCGACGGGATGCATTACTTCGACATCGATACGACTGACTTTATACCGGATGAAGATATTGGAGACATTGAACCTGAGATGGTGTTGTCGGATCTGACAATTCACACAGCCGGTTTTGGGAGTCGCTACTATCAATTGAACTTCGAGACTGGCAGTCAGGCCGATCCGGGTGATTTCAACGCGGATGGTCTCGTTGACAATGTAGATATGGATTTGTTGTCAGGTGAAATACGCAATGGCGGACAGGACACAACGTTCGATGTCAACAGTGACGGTACGGTTAATGACGCTGATCGTTCGAGTTGGGTGATTGATGTAAAGACGACCTGGTTTGGGGATTCGGACTTGAACGGACTGTTTGACAGCAGTGACTTTGTACTTGTGTTTCAAGAAGGATTGTTCGAGACAGGCAGTCCGGCCGGCTGGCGAGAAGGGGATTGGAACGGAGATGGTCGTTTCAGTAGCAGCGACTTTGTGACAGCTTTCCAAGATGGGGGGTTTGAAGCTGGCCCCCGAGATCCGGCCGCTGCACTAGTGCCAGAGCC